ACGGTGGCGGCCTGCCGTACCGGCTGGTCGCCACCGACCTCGACGGCACTCTGCTGACCGGCGAGGAGACCGTCTCCGAGCGCACCCGCGCCGCCCTGGCCACGGCAACCGGCGCCGGTGCGCTGCACATCATCGTCACCGGCCGCTCGGCCGCCTGGGCCCGGCCGGTCTTCGACGAGATCGGCTACGCAGGGATAGCGGTCTGCGGCCAGGGCGCCCAGGTCTACGACGCCGGCGCGCACAAGCTGCTCACCTCGCTCACCCTCGACCGCCGGCTCGCCGCGCTCGCCATCGCCAAGATCGAGGCCGAGACCGGCCCGCTGGCCGTCGCCGCCAACCAGGACGGGCTGGACGGCGAGGTCCTCGCCGGGCCCGGCTACGAGCTGCTGATCGGCTCCGACCTGCCGGTCGTCCGGGTCGACCGCGACGAGCTGCTCGCCGCACCGATCAGCAAGCTCTACATCCAGCACGCCGGGCTGACCGACGACTCCCTCGCCGAGGCCGCCCGTCGCGTCGCCGGGGACCTGGTCGGCGTCGTCATGGCCGGCGCCGGTGTGGTCGAACTGCTGCCGCTCGGCCTGTCCAAGGCCACCGGCCTGGCCGTCGCCGCCCGCCGCCTCGGCGTCCGCGCCACCGACACCATCGCCTTCGGCGACATGCCCAACGACGTCCCGATGTTCGGCTGGGCCGCCCACGGCGTCGCCATGGCCAACGCCCACGAGGAACTGCTCGCCGTCGCGGACGAGATCACCGCGAGCAACGACGAGGACGGCGTCGCCCTCGTCCTGGAACGCCTCTTCCCGGCCCGCTGAAAGGCCGTCGCGAGGAACCGTCCTGGCGCCGTCATGACGAAGGCGGCTCCGCCATCGCCAGTTGTAGGATGACCGGGCAAGAGGTTGTAGGATGACCGATGACCGGTTGTGCTGGCGAGTGGTGAAGGGAGGACCGGCATGAGCAACGACGGCAGCAGCCTGCAGGCGGCCGGGCGGCGCTCCCTCGTGGACACCGCCATCGACCAGCTGCGCGAGCAGCTCGCGGGCGGGGTGTGGCCGGTGGGGTCGCGGATTCCCACCGAGCACGAGCTGGCCGAGCGGCTGCAGGTCGGCCGGAACACCGTGCGGGAGGCGATCCGGGTGCTGGTGCACGCCGGAATGCTGGTCTCCCGGCAGGGTGAGGGCACTTTCGTCCGCAGCACCAGCGACCCCGCGGCCGTCCTGCGCGGCGTGCAGCGCTCGGGGATCCGGGACGTCCTGGAGGTCCGCGCGGCGCTGGAGACCGAGGCCGCGCGGCTGGCCGCCCTGCGACACACCCCCGACGACATCGCCCGGATGCGGGCCGCGCTGGCCCGCGAGGCCGAGGTGATCGCCTCGCACCCGGAGCGGGCCGGCCGCGAGGCCACCGTCGAGCACGACCTGGAGTTCCACACCGCGGTCGTCGAGGCCGCGCACAACCCGGCGCTGGCCGAGGTGTACCGCTACTTCGGCGCCTCGGTGCGCGAGTCGATGCGGTCGGCCTTCGGCGACCACGAGATGCCCGAGGTGGTCGTGGCCACCCACGCGGCGCTGGTCGACGCGATCGAGAGCGGCGACCCGGAGCGCGCCGAGACGGCGTGTCGGGCACTGCTCGCCGAGCCGACCGCGGCCGTCGAGCAGCTCCTCGCGACCATCGCGGCCCGGAAGTAGGACGGCGCGAGCCTCCCTCCGCCCTCCCACGTCCTTCGAGATTCACGAAAGAACAAGCTCACCCATGGCCGTCACCCGTGCCCAGCAGCCGGTTGTCACCTCCTCCGCTCCGCTTCCCGTCCGCTCCCGGCTGGCCCACCCGGCCCTGCTGCTGACCGGCATCCTGCTGGTCGCCCTGAACATGCGCGCCTGCCTGGCGGCGGTGTCGCCGATGGTCGGCGAGATTCAGCGCGCCTTCGGGCTGTCGGCGACCGCGAGCGGCCTGATCACCACCGTGCCGGTGCTGTTCCAGGGCGTCGGTGCGCCGCTCACCCCGCGGCTGGCCAGACGGTTCGGCACCGAGCGGGTGGTGCTGGGCGCGGTGCTGGTGCTGGGTGCGGGCGTGCTGCTGCGGGTGCTGCCCTCGGTCGTGGCGCTGTACGCGGGCTGCATGGTGATCGGCGTGGCGATCGCCGTGCTGAACGTCTCGATGCCGGGCCTGGTGAAGCGGGAGTTCCCGGACCGGGCGCCGATGATGACCGGCCTCTACTCGACCACGATGCTGGTCGGCGCGACCCTCGCGGCCGGCCTGTCGGTGCCGTTGGAGCACGCGCTGGGCGGTGGCTGGGAGGCCTCGCTGGGCGCCTGGTCGCTGCTCGCGCTGGTCGCGGCGGTGGCCTGGCTGCCGCAGGTGCTGCGCTCCCGGCAGGAGCGGGCGTCGGTGGCGGCGGCTCCGGCCGCGAGCAGGCCGGTCGAGGGGATCTGGCGGTCGCCGCTGGCCTGGCAGATCAGCCTCTTCATGGGCATCTCGTCGCTGCTCGTCTACATCCTGGTGGCGTGGATGCCGACCATCCTCGCCGACCACGGGATGGACCGCGGCGAGGCCGGCCTGGTCTTCGCCTTCTCCAACCTGGTGCAGGTGGCCGGCGCGTTCCTGGTGCCGCTGCTGGCCGGCCGGATGACCCGCCAGCGCGGCCTGGCGGTGGCCATGGCCGGGCTGAACGGCCTCGGCATCGCCCTGCTGCTGGTGGCGCCGGTGTCGGGGGCCTGGGCGGCGGCGGCCGTCCTCGGGGTCGCGCAGGGCGGTTCGCTGGGCCTCGGCCTCGCGTTCATCGTGCTGCGGACCGGCAGCGCGGCCGGTGCCGCCCAGCTGGGTGGCATGTCGCAGGCGATCGGCTATCTGGTCGCGGCGGCCGGCCCGGTCGGCGCGGGTGCGCTGCACCAGCTGACCGGCGGCTGGAACGCGACGCTGGCGCTGATGCTGGTGCTGGTCGCCGTCGTCGGCGCGGCCGGCTGGGGCGCGGGCCGCAACCGGACGCTGTAGGACGGCAGTACGGAGCAGGGCCGGCCACCGTGACGTGGCCGGCCCTGTCCGTCTACCGACGTATCGTCAGCCGAGCAGGTCGGACTGCAGCGTGACCACCTGACGGAACGGCGCGAGCGGCACGCCCTTGGGGTTGGTCATCGTGACGACGGCGAGGACGTCGGACGCGCCGATGTAGGCCAGGCGGGCCGTCGGATCGCCCTTGTCACCCTGCGTCGACGTCTCCTTGACCGTCAGGTCGACGCCCGCGGTGTCCCAGCCGTCGTGCGAGGCGATCTTCGCCCCGGGAACGTCCTTCGGCTGGCTGTCCGAGCGCAGACCGGAGAACACGTCCCAGGCCTCGGCGGAGGAGCCGAAGCGGAGCAGCCGGATCTGGGTGCGGGTGCCGTCGGAGGCCGTCCACTCCCGGACGGTGGCGGCGCGGCAGGCGTTCTGCAGCAGCAGTTCGCGCAGCTTGGCCGGGTTCTGCTGCTCGGCGAGGACCGCGTCGCAGGTGACCCACTCGGCCGCAGCCGGGCCGGTCGGCTTCGCGGAGGCGGACGACGACGCGCTCGCGGAGGGGGTCCCGGACGGGCTGGCGGACGCCGACGGGGTTGCCGACGGGCTCGCCGAGGCGGTGCCGGAGGGCGTCGCGGTCGGGATCGGGAAGACCACCGGCGCCAGCGAGCCGCCGGCCTCCCTGGGCGTGGGCAGCAGCAGGTAGCGCAGGTCCGCGTAGTGGCGGTTCTTGTCCTTCGCGGCCGTCGCGCCCTTCCCGTCCGGCGCGCTCTTGCCGGACGGCAGCGGCGGCAGTGCCAGCGCCGGGAAGGTGTAGCGGCCGTCGCTCTTGGTGGCCAGGCCGGGGATGTCGGTGCGCTCCGGGGCGGTGACGGCCAGCGCGGCGCCGGTGCCCGTGAGCGCGAACACCAGGGTGGCGGTGGCCCAGCGCACGGCCGCCTTGCGCCGGCGGGTCCGCCGGGCGAGGCGGGCCTCGCGCTCCTCGGGCGTCTCGGGGATCACGGGCGGGGGCGGCAGCAGGTCCACCGTGGGCGGCAGCGGCGGAGCAGCCGGCGTGGCGGGCGCCTCAGCGGGAGCGGGAGCGGGGGCCTCCGCGGGGGTGCCCGCGTTGTCCTGCGGGGTGGCGTGGTCGGTCATACGGACGCTCCCGGGCGGGCGAGGCGGTCGAGCTGCATGGTGAAGAGGGCGACGATCTTGTCCTTGGGCAGCGGTGCCACGCCCTCGGCGTTCATGACCACCAGGAGGTCGCCCTCGGCGGCCGAGCACTCCAGGTAGTCGATCGGCGCGGACGGCGGCGCCGGCATCAGGTAGCAGTGCGCCTCGGGGTGGTTCGGGATCTCCGGGCCGATCCGGAACAGGCCGGTGTCGCCGGTGAAGACCGCGGTGTACTCGTTGAGCTTCTGCACTTCCTGCTGGTTGAACTGGCGCAGCTTCAGGCCGATCACCAGGTCGTCCCCGCTGGCCCGGTACGTCCGCACGCCGGTGGCCCTGACGTGCAGGCTCTCCCAGTAGGCGCGGAGCTTGTCGCGCTTGTCCTTGGGGATCTGCTGGAGTTCCGCGTCCAGTTCGGCGTGCAGCTGGTCGGCGCCGATCTCGTCGTCATTGCCGTAGCCGCCCTCGTCCGGGCCGAGCTCGTAGCCGGCCGGGACGGGCAGCAGCAGGTCGCGCAGCGAACCGAAGTGGTTGCCGTTGGACTTGGCGCCGAACGGCGTGGCGGTCGCCGTGGGGGCGGGCGCGGCGGACGGCCCGGCGGCCGTGGCCGGGGCGGGGTCGTCGTACTGGGTCTTGATGATGCCGATGCCGATGGCCACGCCCACCAGCGCCGCCGCGACCGTCGCGGCACCGGCACGGAGCAGGCGGCGGGACGCCGGGCGGGGCTGCGCCACTGCGGGCTGCTCAGGCTCGGCCGGGGGCTGCTCCTGATCGGCAGCAGGCCGCGCAGGCTCGACGGTGGCCTGTTCCGGCCCGGCGGCGGGCGGGGTGGGCGGGACGGCCGGCTGCTCGACCACGGTCGGCGTCGGCTCGGGGTTCGGGGCCCCGGTCACGGTGTTGTCGCTCATACCAGCCGCTCCCACTGCTGCTTGGCGATGTCCTTGACGACATCGGGGTTCACCGGCTTGGTGCCGAAGGCCTCGACCTCCATGACCACCGTGCCGCGCTGGGCCAGGGCGTGACCGTAGTAGTACTGCTCGGTGCTCTCGGCCCAGTGCCGGGGCTCGTCCTCGATCTTGTAGCCGCCGTTGGCGCCGTCGGCGAACGGCTGCAGGTGGTAGAGGGACGCGCGCACCTTCGCCTCGCTGGCGCGGTCAGGCGTGAACTGGACTAGCGTCACGCGGTACTTGACGTCGTCCTTCTTCCAGTCCACCTCGACGGCGCGGCGGAACCCGCGGGAGTTCAGGTCCTTGAACTCCCGGGTCGAGTCGCCGCGGCGCTCGGCGATCTCGCCGACCGACAGCCAGCTCGGCTTGTCCGGGTAGTCGCCCCACGGGATGCTGCCGTCCGGGGCGGTGACCAGCAGCTTCTGCAGGTCACCGTCGATGGCCAGCGGCCTGGGCTGGTCGGCGGCGAAGGCGGTCGGGTCGACCGCCCCGGCCGGGTAGGACGGCCGCGCGACCTGGAGCGGCGGCAGCGGCGTCGGCGGGCGGTGGGCCTGGATGGCGTAGCCGATGCCACCGCCG
The nucleotide sequence above comes from Streptomyces kaniharaensis. Encoded proteins:
- a CDS encoding FadR/GntR family transcriptional regulator, which codes for MSNDGSSLQAAGRRSLVDTAIDQLREQLAGGVWPVGSRIPTEHELAERLQVGRNTVREAIRVLVHAGMLVSRQGEGTFVRSTSDPAAVLRGVQRSGIRDVLEVRAALETEAARLAALRHTPDDIARMRAALAREAEVIASHPERAGREATVEHDLEFHTAVVEAAHNPALAEVYRYFGASVRESMRSAFGDHEMPEVVVATHAALVDAIESGDPERAETACRALLAEPTAAVEQLLATIAARK
- a CDS encoding HAD family hydrolase translates to MSTTSPSPVSPNGGGLPYRLVATDLDGTLLTGEETVSERTRAALATATGAGALHIIVTGRSAAWARPVFDEIGYAGIAVCGQGAQVYDAGAHKLLTSLTLDRRLAALAIAKIEAETGPLAVAANQDGLDGEVLAGPGYELLIGSDLPVVRVDRDELLAAPISKLYIQHAGLTDDSLAEAARRVAGDLVGVVMAGAGVVELLPLGLSKATGLAVAARRLGVRATDTIAFGDMPNDVPMFGWAAHGVAMANAHEELLAVADEITASNDEDGVALVLERLFPAR
- a CDS encoding CynX/NimT family MFS transporter encodes the protein MAVTRAQQPVVTSSAPLPVRSRLAHPALLLTGILLVALNMRACLAAVSPMVGEIQRAFGLSATASGLITTVPVLFQGVGAPLTPRLARRFGTERVVLGAVLVLGAGVLLRVLPSVVALYAGCMVIGVAIAVLNVSMPGLVKREFPDRAPMMTGLYSTTMLVGATLAAGLSVPLEHALGGGWEASLGAWSLLALVAAVAWLPQVLRSRQERASVAAAPAASRPVEGIWRSPLAWQISLFMGISSLLVYILVAWMPTILADHGMDRGEAGLVFAFSNLVQVAGAFLVPLLAGRMTRQRGLAVAMAGLNGLGIALLLVAPVSGAWAAAAVLGVAQGGSLGLGLAFIVLRTGSAAGAAQLGGMSQAIGYLVAAAGPVGAGALHQLTGGWNATLALMLVLVAVVGAAGWGAGRNRTL